A single bacterium DNA region contains:
- the dacB gene encoding D-alanyl-D-alanine carboxypeptidase/D-alanyl-D-alanine-endopeptidase, which produces MPWQIRLWSLWRGLGLATGLLPALVAGWGTGPLAAAALSAELRASLSQARAVSRQLSVHVVSLPDGEPVFSYAQDEPRIVASNTKLVTTAAALDRLGPGYFFETGLFLEGRIIGRRLVGNLAVQGGGDPNISGRFFEGDPLAVFRKWAKQLRSYGIEEISGDLHLVHGLFDDAHVHPDWPRDQLARWYEAPVSALSYSDNCVLIRVYPGASVGAPARVEVVAGPEIFELENKARTVSSSRHHWLAVDRRPGTNRIVVNGMILRGIQPIDVWVTVDDPVEYFGAAFELALEREGIRLLGEPKAAATLPEGGWWRIARHRTDLLTTLEVINRRSQNFYAESLLKVLGAELCREGSWNGGLEVLEEFLLEAGVSEGFELSDGSGMSRGNRFSARQLTDLLTYMFEHRYAREYVLTLPYGGLEDHQRWRKRLAKEPYRERVFAKTGSLSGVSTLSGYVKAKSGRVYAFSVLCNKVRSVWRARRAQDAIIRTLIDHG; this is translated from the coding sequence ATGCCCTGGCAGATTCGGTTGTGGAGTCTCTGGCGCGGGCTGGGGCTCGCGACCGGACTCTTGCCCGCCCTCGTTGCCGGCTGGGGAACCGGCCCGCTCGCGGCGGCCGCCCTGTCGGCCGAGCTCCGCGCGAGTCTCTCCCAGGCGCGGGCCGTGTCGCGACAGCTTTCGGTACACGTCGTGTCGTTGCCTGATGGCGAGCCTGTGTTTTCCTACGCCCAGGACGAGCCCAGAATCGTGGCTTCGAACACCAAGCTGGTCACCACCGCCGCCGCGCTCGATCGCCTGGGGCCGGGCTATTTCTTCGAGACCGGGCTGTTTCTCGAGGGCCGGATCATCGGGCGCCGGCTGGTGGGAAACCTCGCCGTGCAGGGTGGCGGTGACCCCAACATTTCGGGTCGGTTCTTCGAGGGCGATCCCCTGGCGGTGTTCCGCAAATGGGCAAAGCAGTTACGCTCCTACGGTATCGAGGAGATCAGCGGAGATCTCCACCTGGTTCACGGTCTCTTTGATGACGCGCATGTGCATCCGGACTGGCCGCGCGACCAGCTGGCAAGATGGTACGAGGCGCCCGTGTCTGCGCTCTCCTACAGCGACAACTGCGTTCTGATTCGGGTCTATCCGGGCGCCTCGGTCGGCGCGCCGGCGCGAGTGGAGGTCGTCGCCGGGCCGGAGATTTTCGAGCTCGAGAACAAAGCCAGGACCGTCAGTTCGTCCCGGCATCATTGGCTGGCAGTGGATCGCAGGCCCGGCACCAATCGGATCGTGGTCAACGGTATGATTCTCAGGGGCATTCAGCCGATCGATGTCTGGGTGACGGTCGACGATCCGGTCGAGTACTTTGGTGCCGCCTTCGAGCTGGCGCTCGAGCGCGAGGGGATTCGTCTGCTCGGCGAGCCCAAGGCGGCCGCGACGCTGCCCGAGGGAGGTTGGTGGCGGATCGCAAGGCATCGTACCGATCTCTTGACGACCCTCGAGGTCATCAATCGGCGCAGCCAGAACTTCTACGCCGAGAGCCTGCTCAAAGTGCTCGGAGCCGAGCTCTGTCGAGAGGGTAGTTGGAATGGGGGTCTGGAGGTGCTCGAGGAGTTCCTGCTCGAAGCCGGAGTGTCAGAGGGCTTCGAGCTGTCGGACGGTTCCGGTATGTCTCGCGGCAACCGCTTTTCCGCGCGCCAGCTGACTGACCTCCTGACCTACATGTTCGAGCATCGCTACGCTCGCGAGTACGTTCTGACCCTGCCCTACGGCGGCCTCGAAGATCATCAGCGCTGGCGCAAGCGCCTGGCCAAGGAGCCCTACCGGGAGCGCGTGTTCGCGAAGACCGGGTCCCTGAGCGGGGTCTCGACCCTTTCCGGGTATGTCAAAGCGAAGTCGGGAAGGGTGTATGCGTTCTCGGTGCTGTGCAACAAGGTGCGCAGTGTTTGGCGGGCACGGCGGGCACAGGACGCGATCATCCGCACCCTGATCGACCACGGCTAA
- a CDS encoding DNA-3-methyladenine glycosylase: protein MTNEFKPLTPGFYRRDPRKVARGLLGRYLVRSYGERKLVLRVVETEAYLGKGDRASHAWTGRPTTRTATLFRAGGCAYVYFVYGIHNMFNAVAGAEGVGGAVLIRAGEPVAGGETMRSLRGLAAGRSDAEIASGPGKLCQALAIDRTFDGADLDGKELQICYGRPVSRRRVLVGPRVGVSYAGKAATWPLRFAVVGNPHVSRPRPPQRLLGEKPG from the coding sequence ATGACGAACGAGTTCAAGCCTCTGACGCCCGGTTTCTACAGGCGGGATCCGAGAAAAGTCGCCCGTGGCCTCCTCGGTCGCTATTTGGTACGCAGCTACGGTGAGCGGAAGCTGGTTCTGCGAGTCGTAGAGACCGAGGCGTATCTGGGGAAAGGCGATCGAGCGAGTCACGCCTGGACCGGAAGACCGACCACACGGACCGCGACACTGTTTCGCGCCGGCGGTTGTGCCTACGTCTATTTTGTCTACGGCATCCACAATATGTTCAATGCGGTGGCGGGAGCGGAGGGCGTCGGAGGCGCCGTGCTGATTCGAGCAGGCGAGCCGGTTGCCGGTGGCGAGACGATGCGATCCTTGCGCGGGCTTGCGGCCGGCCGAAGCGACGCAGAGATCGCCAGTGGTCCCGGGAAGCTCTGCCAGGCCCTGGCGATCGACCGGACCTTTGACGGCGCGGATCTGGATGGCAAGGAGCTCCAGATCTGCTACGGACGTCCGGTGAGCCGTCGACGTGTCCTCGTGGGTCCGCGAGTCGGCGTGAGCTACGCCGGCAAGGCCGCAACGTGGCCGCTTCGGTTCGCGGTTGTCGGCAACCCACATGTCTCTCGACCGCGGCCGCCCCAGCGCCTCCTTGGTGAGAAGCCTGGTTAG
- a CDS encoding DUF4388 domain-containing protein, producing the protein MSITGNLQTMELSEVLQWLGHTAKTGVLVLGNGLVEKRIIFMRGEVVMTASTDPKEYLGHFLVSHGLIDEVTLAEAIRMQDDNKMLLGKILVTIGAIQKSQLDAMLRLKLEESVYEIFTWPSGDFRFIDEDLDEASIIPLKLNVNALALEGSRRADEWQKLRESIPSKDCVAVATGALEAEEGDAVAERVLALVDDERTVEEITLHAHASEFQVYRSLAGQVNAGKLKLIRPRMVTAQDVAAANGEAERDSGGLLSKAESLLEKNEYEQAIGHFRAALNLDPHNEKIRTRTAVVEAEIEERLEGEGLHPGSVPRLKRAMEELAQLEITPHEGFILSRVNGTYDIQTILKISPMPSINALLVFRSLRTAGHIDLDQPKS; encoded by the coding sequence ATGAGTATCACAGGCAACTTGCAAACCATGGAGCTCTCCGAGGTGCTCCAGTGGCTCGGACACACCGCCAAGACCGGCGTGCTCGTGCTCGGCAACGGCCTGGTCGAGAAACGCATCATCTTCATGCGCGGCGAGGTCGTCATGACCGCGTCGACCGACCCCAAGGAGTACCTGGGTCACTTCCTGGTCAGTCACGGTCTCATCGACGAAGTCACGCTGGCCGAAGCCATACGGATGCAGGACGACAACAAAATGCTCCTGGGGAAGATCCTGGTCACGATCGGGGCAATCCAAAAGAGCCAGCTCGACGCGATGCTGCGCCTCAAACTCGAAGAGAGCGTCTACGAGATCTTCACCTGGCCGAGTGGCGACTTCCGGTTTATCGACGAGGACCTGGACGAGGCCTCGATCATCCCGCTCAAGCTCAACGTCAATGCGCTCGCCCTCGAGGGCTCGCGACGGGCCGATGAGTGGCAGAAGCTGCGGGAATCAATCCCGTCCAAGGACTGCGTCGCGGTGGCGACCGGAGCACTCGAAGCCGAAGAAGGCGACGCCGTCGCAGAAAGGGTCCTGGCCCTCGTTGACGACGAGCGCACCGTGGAAGAGATCACTCTCCACGCGCACGCCAGCGAGTTTCAGGTCTATCGGTCTTTGGCGGGTCAGGTCAACGCGGGCAAGCTCAAGCTGATCCGACCTCGCATGGTGACGGCACAGGACGTCGCTGCCGCGAACGGTGAGGCCGAGCGCGACAGCGGCGGCCTGCTGAGCAAGGCCGAGAGCCTGCTCGAGAAGAACGAATACGAACAGGCCATCGGACACTTTCGTGCGGCTCTCAATCTGGATCCACACAACGAGAAGATCAGGACGCGCACCGCCGTCGTCGAAGCCGAGATCGAGGAGCGACTCGAGGGTGAGGGCTTGCATCCGGGCTCGGTGCCTCGGCTCAAACGCGCAATGGAAGAGCTGGCGCAGCTCGAGATCACCCCGCACGAGGGCTTCATACTCAGCCGCGTCAACGGCACCTACGACATCCAGACCATTCTCAAAATCAGCCCCATGCCTTCGATCAACGCTCTCCTCGTCTTCCGGAGCCTGCGCACCGCCGGCCATATCGACCTGGACCAGCCGAAGTCCTAA
- the glpX gene encoding class II fructose-bisphosphatase, translating into MSNNRSLEQGFIRVCEAAAVAAAHTVGYGDSKRSDQVAVEAMRHELGQLPMRGRIVIGEGERDKAPMLYIGEELGGFVGQDDGLEIDIAVDPLEGTNLCATGVDGAIAVLAASEKGGLLHAPDIYMEKIVVGPTARKAAIHLDAPVAENLRNISEAFRREVSDLTIVVLERERHEELIRDIRDAGARILLIQDGDLSAGIAAAIRGTGVHAVMGTGGAPEGVITAAAMRCLGGEIHARLTPLNDEQKQRLVDLEIDNVNRLYRRRDLAPGNQLLFCCTGVTDGQLLKGVRFFGGGHRSSTLFMSLNRKIIRFVDSISRDGTDTPVLFK; encoded by the coding sequence ATGAGTAACAACCGATCCCTCGAGCAGGGCTTCATTCGAGTCTGTGAGGCCGCCGCGGTAGCGGCGGCCCACACCGTGGGCTACGGCGACAGCAAGCGCTCCGATCAGGTCGCCGTCGAGGCCATGCGCCACGAGCTCGGTCAGCTCCCGATGCGCGGCCGCATCGTCATCGGCGAAGGCGAGCGCGACAAGGCGCCCATGCTTTACATCGGCGAGGAGCTGGGGGGCTTCGTAGGTCAGGATGACGGGCTCGAGATCGACATCGCCGTCGACCCGCTCGAAGGCACCAATCTCTGCGCTACCGGCGTGGACGGCGCCATCGCCGTCCTGGCCGCTTCCGAGAAGGGCGGGCTGCTGCATGCGCCGGACATCTACATGGAGAAGATCGTGGTCGGTCCGACCGCCCGCAAGGCGGCCATCCACCTCGACGCTCCGGTGGCCGAGAATTTGCGCAATATCTCGGAGGCCTTCCGACGAGAGGTCTCGGACCTCACCATCGTGGTTCTCGAACGGGAGCGTCACGAAGAACTGATTCGAGACATTCGCGATGCCGGTGCGCGGATTCTGCTCATCCAGGACGGCGACCTATCGGCCGGCATCGCGGCGGCGATCCGCGGCACCGGCGTGCATGCGGTCATGGGTACAGGCGGCGCGCCCGAGGGAGTGATCACCGCGGCCGCGATGCGCTGCCTCGGAGGCGAGATACACGCCCGCCTCACGCCACTCAACGACGAACAGAAGCAGCGCCTCGTCGACCTGGAAATCGATAACGTGAACCGCCTCTACCGTCGCCGAGATCTGGCTCCCGGCAACCAGCTTCTGTTCTGCTGCACCGGCGTAACCGACGGGCAGCTGCTCAAGGGAGTACGCTTCTTCGGAGGTGGCCACCGTTCGTCAACACTTTTCATGTCACTCAATCGCAAGATCATCCGCTTCGTCGATTCGATCAGCCGCGACGGCACGGACACCCCCGTACTGTTCAAGTAG
- a CDS encoding acyl-CoA dehydrogenase, translated as MIPQLRAILAAGRRVRTVGRQSRQDHRTSPSSGHGGSILSRFQGVDYLDFDSLLSEEERLTRESVRSFVDDRVIPIIEECHREARFPIELLPEIAELGLLGATISEYDLPGLNNVAYGLIMQELERGDSGLRSFVSVQGALCMYPIYTFGSKEQRDRWIPKMASGEAIGCFGLTEPDFGSNPGGMRTTAQKASNEWVLNGAKQWITNGSIADVAIVWAKTDDGIRGFLVEKGTPGFTATDQHGKFSLRASVTSELGFQDCRIPVDNILPKTEGLKNALMCLNEARHGIAWGALGAAMDCYSTALEYAKERKQFGGQPIACHQLVQEKLVWMLSEITKGQHLVLQLGRMKDSGRLKHRHVSLGKRNNVWVARECAKLAREILGANGIVDDYPVIRHMLNIESVYTYEGTHDIHGLVIGQAITGIPAFNPPEAPELRPASVAAE; from the coding sequence ATGATACCGCAGTTACGTGCTATCCTCGCCGCTGGGCGTCGTGTCCGAACCGTCGGGCGACAATCACGACAGGACCACCGGACAAGCCCCTCGTCCGGCCATGGAGGTTCTATATTGAGCCGCTTTCAAGGCGTTGATTATCTGGATTTCGATTCTCTGCTGTCCGAAGAAGAGCGTCTGACTCGTGAGTCGGTCCGCTCTTTTGTCGACGACCGCGTGATACCGATCATTGAGGAATGCCATCGCGAGGCTCGCTTCCCGATCGAGCTCTTGCCCGAGATCGCCGAATTGGGCCTGCTCGGTGCGACCATTTCGGAGTATGACCTCCCGGGCCTCAACAACGTTGCCTACGGGCTCATCATGCAAGAGCTCGAGCGTGGCGATTCCGGGCTGCGCAGCTTCGTCTCGGTCCAGGGTGCCCTGTGCATGTACCCCATCTACACGTTCGGATCCAAGGAGCAGCGTGATCGCTGGATCCCGAAGATGGCCTCGGGCGAGGCCATCGGCTGCTTCGGGCTGACCGAGCCGGACTTCGGTTCCAACCCGGGCGGAATGCGGACCACCGCCCAGAAGGCGAGCAACGAGTGGGTGCTGAACGGCGCCAAGCAGTGGATAACCAACGGATCCATAGCCGACGTCGCGATTGTCTGGGCCAAGACCGACGACGGCATTCGCGGTTTCCTGGTCGAAAAAGGCACTCCTGGATTCACCGCCACAGACCAGCACGGCAAGTTCTCGCTCCGAGCTTCGGTCACTTCCGAGCTGGGGTTTCAGGATTGCCGGATCCCGGTCGATAACATCCTGCCCAAGACCGAGGGCCTCAAGAACGCGCTCATGTGCCTCAACGAGGCCCGCCACGGCATTGCCTGGGGCGCCCTCGGTGCGGCCATGGACTGCTACAGCACCGCCCTTGAGTATGCGAAGGAGCGAAAGCAGTTCGGCGGGCAGCCGATCGCTTGCCATCAGCTGGTTCAGGAAAAGCTGGTCTGGATGCTGAGCGAGATCACCAAGGGGCAGCATCTCGTGCTTCAGCTCGGCCGGATGAAAGACAGCGGCCGACTCAAGCACCGGCATGTCTCGCTGGGTAAACGCAACAACGTGTGGGTCGCCCGTGAGTGCGCGAAGCTGGCGCGAGAGATCCTCGGAGCCAACGGAATCGTCGACGACTACCCGGTCATCCGGCACATGCTCAATATCGAGTCGGTATACACCTACGAAGGCACTCACGACATTCACGGCCTGGTCATCGGCCAAGCGATCACCGGCATTCCAGCCTTCAACCCGCCGGAGGCGCCCGAGCTTCGCCCCGCTTCCGTGGCCGCCGAATGA
- a CDS encoding CPBP family intramembrane metalloprotease, producing the protein MGWTPRRLAATALLGIVFWIGIFLPLTSLGGPEPDLSTLNRAQLFLLHAIFVLTLGGWYLLGYAGGPRSKRSGFGRQLGLSSPAIWKDLGIGLAAGVGAWVMVLLVLITLGALIWVLGGEDVLPREPPALVPWIAALPIGLRLALSASAGLVEEAFFRGLLQPRAGVAFSTVLFVMAHVGYGQPLMLVGVTLLSLAFAALVRWRQNVWSAVVAHAVFDALQLTVVIPKALELLQGANGGPV; encoded by the coding sequence TTGGGCTGGACACCGCGCCGGCTCGCCGCCACCGCGCTTCTCGGCATCGTCTTCTGGATTGGAATCTTCCTGCCGTTGACCTCGCTCGGCGGGCCCGAGCCCGATTTGTCCACTCTCAACCGAGCCCAGCTCTTCTTGCTGCACGCGATCTTCGTGCTGACGCTTGGCGGGTGGTACCTACTCGGCTATGCGGGCGGGCCGAGATCGAAGCGCTCTGGTTTCGGTCGGCAGCTCGGGCTCAGCTCTCCGGCGATCTGGAAGGATCTGGGGATCGGCCTGGCCGCCGGGGTCGGCGCCTGGGTCATGGTGCTGCTCGTTCTGATCACTCTGGGAGCACTGATCTGGGTTCTGGGCGGTGAGGACGTCCTGCCTCGGGAGCCGCCGGCACTGGTGCCCTGGATCGCCGCGCTGCCAATCGGTCTGAGACTGGCGCTCAGCGCTTCGGCGGGGCTGGTCGAGGAGGCCTTCTTCCGCGGCCTGCTCCAGCCTCGGGCCGGCGTCGCTTTTTCGACCGTTTTGTTCGTGATGGCCCACGTCGGCTACGGCCAGCCGCTCATGCTGGTAGGAGTGACGCTGCTCTCGCTGGCGTTCGCGGCTCTGGTGCGCTGGCGTCAGAACGTTTGGTCTGCGGTGGTGGCGCACGCCGTGTTCGACGCGCTTCAGCTCACGGTGGTGATTCCCAAGGCGCTGGAGCTCCTGCAGGGAGCGAACGGCGGACCGGTTTGA
- a CDS encoding ATP-binding protein has product MALQVELSIQSRVENLELVQMVLEETMVHLDVEGRVSYEVGMAVREAVANAIEHGNRSAPEKKVQVALDLLPGELVIKVRDEGDGFDPDGVSDPRAPVNLLRPGGRGILFMKEFMDEIDYTFGLNGGTEVTLRKQVRGAAGSTDEEEV; this is encoded by the coding sequence ATGGCACTGCAAGTCGAGCTTTCCATTCAGAGCAGAGTCGAGAACCTGGAGTTGGTTCAGATGGTCCTCGAGGAGACCATGGTCCACCTAGATGTCGAAGGCCGGGTTTCCTACGAAGTCGGCATGGCGGTTCGAGAGGCCGTTGCCAACGCCATCGAGCACGGTAATCGCTCGGCACCCGAGAAGAAGGTGCAGGTGGCCCTGGATCTCCTGCCTGGCGAGTTGGTGATCAAGGTGCGCGACGAGGGCGACGGATTCGATCCGGACGGAGTCTCGGACCCGCGTGCGCCGGTCAACCTGCTTCGGCCCGGTGGCCGCGGTATCCTTTTTATGAAGGAATTTATGGACGAGATCGACTACACTTTTGGTTTGAATGGCGGAACCGAGGTGACGCTGCGCAAGCAGGTTCGCGGTGCTGCCGGTTCGACTGACGAGGAGGAAGTATGA
- a CDS encoding STAS domain-containing protein yields the protein MKVSVRHNGGVTILEPKGKITIGTGDIALRDAVIEALEAGSSNILLDLNSVSTIDSSGIGEMVSAYTTVTNRGGGLALLNLPPKVADILQITQLITVFNVFDNEDEAVASF from the coding sequence ATGAAAGTAAGCGTTCGTCACAACGGTGGAGTGACGATTCTGGAGCCCAAGGGCAAGATCACCATCGGCACTGGCGACATCGCGCTCCGCGATGCGGTGATCGAGGCGCTCGAGGCGGGCTCATCGAACATTTTGCTGGACCTGAACAGTGTTTCGACGATCGATTCTTCGGGAATCGGTGAGATGGTGTCGGCCTACACGACCGTGACCAATCGAGGCGGTGGCTTGGCGTTGCTCAATCTGCCGCCCAAGGTCGCCGACATTCTGCAGATCACCCAGTTGATCACCGTCTTCAACGTCTTCGACAACGAAGACGAGGCCGTCGCGTCGTTCTAG
- a CDS encoding ABC transporter substrate-binding protein, whose amino-acid sequence MLPVITGCGGGEVTSELSELVIALENAPIHLDPRLGSDQASGRAYELMLNGLVTKDVNGNFIPELAESWEILDQGTRYRFHLRPGVRFHDGRELSSNDVAWTFNSMVEGIVVSPKRGSFPQLERVETIDDLTVDFLLSEPWGALLGNVTCFVGILPAGSLPEDVNRNPVGSGPYRLIERFPDRFTFEAFESYWGSQPKIRRVVLREVPDATVRALEIKKGSVHLIINGLSQDVVDSFVNDPDYHVRIDPGSTYQYLGLNLEDPVLRDRDVRQALARAIDRAKILETLYRGLGVLTETAIRPGHWAHNENLPVIPYDPAEASRLLDRAGFPDPDGIGPRSRFALTYKTSTEETAVLQAQIIQSMLAQVGIEVRIRSFEFATFYNDVKQGNFQMFSLAWTGISDPDIYSLILHSARIPPAGANRGRYRSREFDRLVELGAGFAEPEVRRPHYLKAQEILLEDLPYISLLLKANVAIMPCSLEGYRNYPSGELYGVPDLSWGAGPEGCALEDD is encoded by the coding sequence TTGCTCCCGGTCATCACGGGTTGCGGCGGCGGCGAAGTGACGAGTGAGCTCAGCGAGCTCGTCATCGCGCTCGAGAATGCCCCGATCCATCTCGATCCCCGGCTCGGCAGCGACCAGGCCTCCGGACGGGCATACGAGCTCATGCTCAACGGGCTTGTGACCAAGGACGTCAACGGCAACTTCATTCCCGAGTTGGCCGAGTCATGGGAAATTCTCGACCAAGGGACACGATATCGCTTTCACCTCAGGCCGGGCGTGCGCTTTCACGACGGCCGAGAACTTTCCTCGAACGACGTCGCCTGGACCTTCAACTCGATGGTCGAAGGTATCGTCGTGTCGCCCAAGCGTGGCAGCTTCCCGCAGCTGGAGCGGGTCGAGACCATAGACGACTTGACGGTCGATTTCCTGCTCTCGGAACCATGGGGAGCGCTGTTGGGCAACGTCACCTGCTTCGTCGGCATCCTGCCCGCGGGCTCCCTCCCCGAAGACGTGAACCGGAACCCCGTCGGATCCGGACCGTACCGACTGATCGAGCGCTTCCCCGATCGCTTCACGTTCGAGGCCTTCGAGAGCTACTGGGGCTCCCAGCCCAAGATTCGCCGGGTGGTCCTGCGCGAGGTTCCCGACGCGACCGTGCGCGCGTTGGAAATCAAGAAGGGCTCGGTGCATTTGATCATCAACGGGCTTTCGCAGGACGTGGTCGACAGCTTTGTCAACGACCCGGACTACCACGTGCGGATAGATCCCGGCTCGACCTATCAGTATCTGGGGCTCAACCTCGAGGATCCGGTGCTGCGCGATCGGGACGTACGCCAGGCTCTCGCCCGCGCCATCGATCGCGCCAAGATCCTCGAGACTCTATACCGCGGTCTCGGTGTCTTGACCGAAACCGCCATCCGCCCCGGGCACTGGGCCCACAACGAGAACCTGCCCGTGATCCCCTACGACCCGGCAGAGGCCTCCCGGCTCCTGGATCGGGCGGGTTTCCCGGATCCCGATGGCATCGGGCCCAGGAGTCGTTTCGCTCTGACCTACAAGACCTCGACGGAGGAGACCGCCGTTCTGCAAGCTCAGATCATTCAATCGATGCTGGCCCAGGTCGGAATCGAGGTGCGGATCCGGTCGTTCGAATTCGCCACCTTCTACAACGACGTCAAGCAAGGCAATTTTCAGATGTTCAGTCTTGCCTGGACCGGCATTTCCGATCCCGACATTTACAGCCTGATCTTGCACTCGGCGCGGATCCCTCCCGCGGGCGCCAACCGCGGGCGCTACCGCAGCCGTGAATTCGACCGATTGGTCGAATTGGGAGCCGGCTTCGCGGAACCGGAGGTTCGCCGGCCGCACTATCTGAAGGCCCAGGAGATCCTGCTCGAGGACCTCCCCTACATCAGCCTCCTGTTGAAGGCCAACGTCGCGATCATGCCTTGCTCGCTCGAGGGCTACCGCAACTACCCGAGCGGTGAGCTCTACGGCGTGCCCGACTTGAGCTGGGGCGCAGGCCCCGAGGGATGCGCCCTCGAGGACGACTGA
- a CDS encoding M23 family metallopeptidase — MVDRRRQAALLTAALAALAIGWASIGTAAAQSEGGVSRERALDEIRERVRELRDELAALDAVGTSVEAELERLRLDLQLQQQMVAEATAERSLAEDALRSSQARLEALGREFAEIKARLARRILDLYKAAPADWLRGFITVRAPSDFFLYVRTLRFLARRDARLVPFYLEKRAELEVERERLAEREREVVGSVARERDRLAELEAARRRQSLVAEALERERARVEREADTLDDKERKLALLIAVFADRSAPSPSARPIHDFRGALDWPMIGEISIPFGPRYEARYGTRVPHNGVQITPSEGGLVTPVFPGVVIFAAPFEGFGLTAVVHHPDSVFSLYAGLEELNVRKDDVVALSQVLGRTGSPLYFEIRVENRPEDPMEWLR; from the coding sequence ATGGTCGATCGACGGAGACAGGCGGCACTCCTGACGGCCGCTCTGGCCGCCCTGGCGATTGGCTGGGCCTCGATCGGAACGGCCGCGGCGCAGTCCGAAGGCGGGGTTTCGCGAGAGCGCGCGTTGGACGAGATTCGCGAGCGGGTCCGAGAGCTTCGCGACGAGTTGGCCGCGCTTGACGCCGTGGGCACCAGCGTCGAAGCGGAGCTCGAGCGCTTGCGGCTGGATCTCCAGCTCCAGCAGCAGATGGTGGCTGAGGCCACCGCTGAGAGAAGCCTGGCCGAAGACGCCCTCCGGTCATCGCAAGCTAGGCTCGAGGCGCTAGGGAGGGAGTTCGCCGAGATCAAGGCCCGGCTGGCCAGGCGCATCCTCGATCTGTACAAAGCGGCGCCGGCCGACTGGCTGCGCGGGTTCATTACGGTGCGGGCTCCGAGCGACTTTTTTCTCTACGTTCGGACGCTACGGTTTCTGGCGCGGCGCGACGCCCGACTGGTTCCGTTCTATCTCGAAAAGCGGGCCGAGCTGGAAGTCGAGCGTGAGCGTCTGGCGGAGCGCGAGCGCGAAGTGGTGGGCTCGGTTGCTCGGGAGCGTGACCGGCTCGCGGAGTTGGAAGCCGCGAGGCGCAGGCAGTCCCTGGTCGCCGAGGCCCTGGAGCGCGAGCGAGCCCGGGTCGAGCGCGAGGCCGATACGCTGGACGACAAGGAGCGCAAGCTCGCGCTCTTGATCGCCGTGTTCGCTGATCGGAGCGCTCCGTCTCCCTCGGCAAGACCGATTCATGATTTTCGGGGAGCTCTGGATTGGCCAATGATCGGCGAGATCTCGATCCCGTTCGGTCCTCGATATGAGGCGCGCTATGGCACGCGAGTACCGCACAACGGTGTCCAGATTACACCCTCCGAAGGCGGGTTGGTGACCCCTGTGTTCCCCGGTGTGGTAATTTTTGCCGCTCCCTTTGAGGGCTTCGGGTTGACCGCGGTCGTACACCATCCGGATAGTGTGTTTTCCCTTTACGCAGGTCTCGAGGAGCTCAACGTGAGAAAAGACGATGTGGTAGCTTTGAGCCAGGTTTTGGGCCGAACCGGCTCGCCGTTGTACTTCGAGATACGAGTCGAGAACCGACCTGAAGATCCCATGGAGTGGCTGCGCTAG